In Grus americana isolate bGruAme1 chromosome 17, bGruAme1.mat, whole genome shotgun sequence, the following proteins share a genomic window:
- the ZNF335 gene encoding zinc finger protein 335 isoform X8: MVSESPQVLVHSSVITDGATIVSDSTASTSSDLGSAIDKIIESTIGPDIIQSCIAVTSAEDGGAETTQYLILQGPDDGAPMVSQMATSALANSLAIEAVADGPTSTCLDQPGPSDPSEQLEVLELPAQPDQAREVDGGEELDQPDMETLEEMMEVVVVQQFKCKMCQYKSVSKKTLINHMKERHFQPVGSALALKKGRSRKAGSAPKTAEDEVPEEEDDDIMDAGAIDDPEEDSDYNPAEDEPRGRQPKYSRTVPTSSEERPRRRPGRPRKFPRLEDMPQDVPEGGEVEPLVTSQSTPSRELQNSEAASSSGLENGTSESLVEPSVSQSDSENKDPSSNTSPEEADVIPRRRGRPSRRFLGKKYRKYMGRRYYYKSPKPLMRPYLCRICGSRFLTHDDLRFHVNSHEANDPQLFKCLQCSYRSRRWSSLKEHMFNHVGSKPYKCEECNYTSVYKKDVIRHSTVHSRDRKKRADPPPKLNSFPCPVCNRIYPMQKRLTQHMKTHSTEKPHMCDKCGKSFKKRYTFKMHLLTHIQAIANRRFKCEFCDYICEDKKVLLNHQLSHMNDKPYKCSFCKYSTFREDFLVSHMAVKHTGGKPFACEFCHFTTKHKKNLRLHVHCRHADSFEEWAQRHPEEPPCRRRPFFTLQQIEELKQQHSQVQAPAEAEASPPAPLGPVTYHTVQSIPGAEPPILSQDSLGGATIIYEQDVAGSAELATQTALDLLLNMSTQRELATGSLQVAVVKPGDSGEAEAPCEPQMQEEGAEMDAEEQQQQKLVTLHMAEPGETLVQEAYEEATLGGSELQQITIPFGGTTEYSIITPISEEIQAPGMLYSEEESPAETSHAVVVSEAVMTEEALKDHSNHYIMSSSVPGSQFHHIEPLSGDAAVPSPAEGQEAQPAGVKWPLVQCVTRQLQKDSSLSPASEGQEVSSPKVKWPALQGMAKKLSCKVSTAKKLSCKISTAKKFSCKICTAMFTGRAEMESHKRAHIGPSTFKCPDCPFTAALWPEVRSHMVQHASLRPHKCTHCSFASKNKKDLRRHMLTHTNEKPFACQICGQRFNRNGHLKFHMQRLHSSEGKRPGAPAAAAQQTIILNSDEDTLATLQTALQSGQAVLAPERLQQALGQEHIIVAQEQSVTSQEEATYIQEITTADGQTVQHLVTSDNQVQYIIAQDGVQHLLPHEYVVVPEGHHIQVQDGQITHIQYEQGSQFLQEPQIQYMPVSPEQQLVTQAQLEAAAHSAVSAVADAAMAQAQGVFTAEATAEQIQQLQQGIHYDVITLAD; this comes from the exons gctGCATTGCCGTGACCAGTGCAGAGGATGGCGGAGCAGAAACTACGCAGTACCTCATTCTGCAAGGCCCCGATGATG gtGCCCCCATGGTGTCCCAGATGGCCACCTCTGCTCTGGCCAATAGCTTAGCAATAGAAGCTGTTGCTGATGGACCTACCTCCACATGCCTTGACCAGCCCGGCCCTTCAGACCCTTCTGAGCAGCTGGAagtgctggagctgcctgcacagccagATCAGGCCCGAGAGGTGGATGGTGGGGAAGAGCTGGACCAGCCAGACATGGAGACCCTGGAAGAGAtgatggaggtggtggtggtgcagcaGTTCAAGTGCAAGATGTGTCAGTACAAGAGCGTCTCCAAGAAAACGCTAATTAACCACATGAAAGAACGGCACTTCCAGCCAG TGGGTTCAGCTCTGGCTTTGAAGAAAGGACGTTCACGAAAGGCGGGATCTGCTCCAAAGACTGCGGAGGATGAGGTCCCAGAAGAAGAAGATGATGATATCATGGATGCTGGTGCTATTGATGACCCTGAAG AGGACAGTGACTATAATCCAGCTGAGGATGAACCTCGTGGGCGACAGCCCAAGTACAGCCGCACTGTCCCCACGTCCAGCGAGGAGAGGCCGCGTCGACGCCCGGGCAGACCCCGCAAGTTTCCTCGCCTGGAGGACATGCCCCAGGATGTGCCTGAAG GAGGGGAGGTGGAGCCCTTGGTGACGTCCCAAAGCACACCAAGCCGTGAGCTGCAGAACTCGGAAGCAGCCAGTTCCTCTGGCCTGGAGAATGGGACCAGCGAGAGCCTGGTAGAGCCCAGCGTCAGCCAGTCCGACTCTGAGAACAAGGACCCTTCCTCCAACACCAGCCCCGAGGAGGCAGACGTCATCCCCAGGAGGCGAGGGCGGCCCTCCCGCCGCTTCCTGGGCAAGAAATACCGCAAGTACATGGGGCGCAG GTACTACTACAAGTCACCCAAGCCCCTGATGAGGCCCTACCTGTGTCGGATCTGCGGCTCACGTTTCCTCACGCACGATGATCTGCGTTTCCATGTTAACTCGCATGAGGCCAATGACCCACAGCTCTTCAAGTGTCTTCAGTGCAGCTACCGCTCCCGGCGCTGGTCCTCCCTCAAG GAACACATGTTCAACCACGTGGGCAGCAAGCCTTACAAGTGTGAGGAGTGCAACTACACCAGCGTGTACAAGAAGGACGTCATCCGGCACTCCACAGTGCACAGCCGGGACAG gaaaaagagagCTGATCCG cccccaaAACTGAACTCCTTCCCGTGCCCCGTATGCAACCGTATCTACCCCATGCAGAAGAGGCTTACGCAGCACATGAAGACGCACAGCACAGAGAAACCACACATGTGTGACAAG TGCGGGAAGTCCTTTAAGAAGCGCTACACCTTCAAGATGCACCTGCTGACACACATCCAGGCCATTGCCAACCGCAG GTTCAAGTGTGAGTTCTGTGACTACATCTGCGAGGACAAAAAGGTCCTGCTGAACCACCAGCTGTCACACATGAATGACAAGCCCTACAAGTGCAGCTTCTGCAAGTACTCCACTTTCCGGGAGGACTTCCTCGTCTCGCACATGGCTGTCAAGCACACGG GAGGGAAGCCGTTTGCTTGCGAGTTCTGTCACTTCACCACCAAGCACAAGAAGAACCTGCGCCTCCACGTGCACTGCCGCCATGCCGACTCCTTTGAGGAGTGGGCGCAGAGGCACCCCGAGGAGCCaccctgccgccgccgccccttCTTCACCCTGCAGCAGATCGaggagctgaagcagcagcacagccaggtGCAGGCCCCGGCTGAGGCAGAGGCCAGTCCGCCG GCACCTCTTGGCCCCGTCACCTACCACACGGTCCAGTCCATCCCAGGAGCAGAGCCCCCCATCCTCTCTCAGGATTCCCTGGGAGGGGCCACCATCATTTACGAACAAG ATGTGGCTGGATCAGCAGAACTGGCCACACAGACTGCCCTGGATCTCCTGCTGAATATGAGCACTCAGCGAGAGCTGGCCACGGGCTCGCTGCAG GTGGCGGTGGTGAAGCCGGGTGATTCGGGAGAGGCGGAGGCTCCCTGTGAACCACAGAtgcaggaggagggggcagagatggacgctgaggagcagcagcagcagaagttgGTGACACTGCACATGGCAGAGCCTGGGGAGACGTTGGTGCAGGAGGCTTACGAGGAGGCGACCCTGGGTGGCTCGGAGCTGCAGCAGATCACGATTCCCTTTGGTGGGACGACAGAGTACAGCATCATCAcacccatcagtgaagagatTCAGGCTCCAGGCATGCTGTACAG TGAGGAGGAGAGCCCTGCAGAGACCTCCCACGCTGTTGTGGTGAGCGAAGCTGTGATGACAGAGGAGGCCCTGAAGGACCATAGCAATCACTATATCATGTCATCCAGCGTCCCAGGGAGCCAGTTCCATCACATCGAG CCCCTCAGCGGGGATGCTGCTGTTCCCTCGCCTGCGGAGGGCCAGGAGGCACAGCCCGCCGGTGTCAAGTGGCCCCTGGTGCAGTGTGTCACCAGGCAGCTCCAGAAGGACTCGTCTTTATCCCCAGCCTCTGAGGGGCAGGAAGTCTCATCCCCAAAGGTCAAGTGGCCTGCGCTCCAAGGCATGGCCAAGAAGCTCTCGTGCAAGGTTTCCACGGCCAAGAAGCTCTCGTGCAAGATTTCCACAGCCAAAAAGTTTTCATGCAAGATTTGCACAGCCATGTTCACAGGGAGAGCAGAAATGGAGAGTCACAAGAGAGCCCACATTGGGCCTAGCACCTTCAAGTGTCCCGACTGTCCATTCACTGCAGCCCTCTGGCCGGAGGTTCGG AGCCACATGGTCCAGCATGCCAGCCTTCGGCCACACAAGTGCACCCACTGCAGCTTCGCCTCCAAGAACAAGAAGGACCTGCGCAGGCACATGCTGACGCACACCAATGAGAAGCCCTTTGCCTGCCAGATCTGTGGGCAGAG GTTCAACCGTAATGGGCACCTCAAGTTCCACATGCAGCGTTTGCACAGCTCAGAGGGGAAAAGGCCAGGGgcacctgcagctgctgcccagcagaCCATCATACTGAACAGTGATGAGGACACACTGGCCACCCTGCAGA CGGCTCTGCAGTCTGGCCAGGCGGTGCTGGCTCCCGAGCGGCTGCAGCAggccctggggcaggagcacaTCATCGTTGCACAGGAGCAGAGTGTCACGAGCCAG GAGGAGGCTACATACATCCAGGAGATCACAACTGCCGACGGACAGACAGTACAGCACTTAGTGACCTCTGACAACCAG GTTCAGTACATCATTGCCCAGGATGGCGTACAGCACTTGCTTCCCCATGAGTATGTTGTTGTCCCAGAGGGACATCACATCCAG GTACAAGATGGTCAGATCACCCACATCCAGTACGAGCAGGGCAGCCAGTTCCTCCAGGAGCCGCAG atCCAGTACATGCCTGTCTCGCCTGAGCAGCAGCTTGTCACCCAGGcacagctggaagcagctgcACACTCGGCAGTCTCAG cagtGGCTGATGCTGCGATGGCGCAGGCGCAGGGCGTGTTCACTGCTGAGGCGACGGCTGAGCAgatccagcagctgcagcaggggatCCATTACGACGTCATCACGCTGGCAGACTAG
- the LOC129214206 gene encoding iroquois-class homeodomain protein IRX-2-like, which yields MPSAGLCPPCCQQPLPVEPGRAKAAAARESTGALKAWLARHPRNPYPSKGEKVMLAVVSRMSLTQVSTWFANARRRLKKENKAGWALRGASDGEESEGEGAPSDVPPGPDSSPSLVQDGCRGSPEGGAGSGQGKQPQKPKIWSVAAMLASPPSKSGCPPGVPAVPEQG from the coding sequence ATGCCCAGCGCTGGGCTCTGCCcgccctgctgccagcagcccctgcctgtGGAACCGGGGCGGgcgaaggcagcagcagcacgggaGAGCACCGGGGCTCTGAAGGCCTGGCTGGCGCGACACCCCAGGAACCCCTACCCCAGCAAGGGGGAGAAGGTGATGCTGGCCGTGGTCAGCCGGATGAGCCTCACCCAGGTCTCCACATGGTTCGCCAATGCCCGCCGACGCCTCAAGAAGGAGAACAAGGCAGGCTGGGCACTGCGTGGCGCCTCGGATGGCGAGGAAAGCGAGGGCGAGGGGGCCCCATCGGATGTCCCCCCTGGTCCTGACTCCAGCCCCAGCCTCGTGCAGGATGGGTGCAGGGGCAGCCCCGAGGGGGGGGCAGGCTCTGGGCAAGGCAAGCAGCCCCAGAAACCCAAGATCTGGAGCGTGGCAGCGATGCTGGCATCTCCCCCCAGCAAGAGCGGATGCCCCCCAGGAGTGCCAGCAGTGCCGGAGCAGGGGTAG
- the LOC129214201 gene encoding E3 ubiquitin-protein ligase RNF182-like isoform X2, protein MAHQDGERGLQPPALTGPELECKICYSRYDTRARRPKLLRCGHRLCAKCLRKMVVLGNVSPHQLRCPFCRQHSPVPGGDVQQLQDDSEVLVLLMGHERAKKQGLPRSPEVLLCPSVLEPAPNPDCLVVTILEVPEDVAPPEGLGSLDVVRLYRPASLGALPCHSPGQKWRSWGWRAVPRFILGVLCLLYFSSLPFGIYLLLIEHHSLGIVLVSLVPCTLLLCIIYSLCQCLCREVFGFPHS, encoded by the coding sequence ATGGCCCACCAGGACGGCGAGCGGGGGCTGCAGCCGCCGGCACTCACAGGCCCCGAGCTGGAGTGCAAGATATGCTACAGCCGCTATGACACCCGTGCCCGCAGACCCAAGCTGCTCCGCTGCGGCCACCGCCTCTGCGCCAAGTGCCTGCGCAAGATGGTGGTGCTGGGGAACGTGTCACCCCACCAGCTCCGCTGCCCCTTCTGCCGCCAGCACAGCCCAGTGCCCGGTGGAGACGTGCAGCAGCTACAGGATGACAGCgaggtgctggtgctgctgatGGGCCATGAACGGGCCAAGAAGCAGGGTCTCCCCCGTTCCCCTGAGgtcctcctctgccccagcgtGCTAGAGCCTGCACCCAACCCTGACTGCCTGGTCGTCACCATCCTGGAGGTGCCGGAGGATGTGGCCCCACCGGAGGGCCTGGGCAGTCTGGACGTGGTGCGACTGTACCGCCCTGCCAGCCTGGGTGCGCTGCCCTGCCACAGCCCCGGGCAGAAGTGGCGCTCCTGGGGGTGGCGAGCTGTCCCCCGCTTCATCCTGGGCGTCCTCTGCCTCCTCTACTTCAGCTCCCTGCCCTTCGGCATCTACCTCCTGCTCATCGAGCACCACAGCCTGGGCATCGTCCTCGTCAGCCTTGTGCCCTgcaccctcctcctctgcatCATCTACAGCCTCTGCCAGTGTCTATGCCGGGAGGTCTTCGGGTTCCCCCACTCCTGA
- the LOC129214201 gene encoding E3 ubiquitin-protein ligase RNF182-like isoform X1: MLAAPAPGLPPQRGGQRAPRLSMGLTPPPASCLLLRTGPQLGPPGPQGRGPTQSCVPSRSPGADPRTAPGQPSSSMAHQDGERGLQPPALTGPELECKICYSRYDTRARRPKLLRCGHRLCAKCLRKMVVLGNVSPHQLRCPFCRQHSPVPGGDVQQLQDDSEVLVLLMGHERAKKQGLPRSPEVLLCPSVLEPAPNPDCLVVTILEVPEDVAPPEGLGSLDVVRLYRPASLGALPCHSPGQKWRSWGWRAVPRFILGVLCLLYFSSLPFGIYLLLIEHHSLGIVLVSLVPCTLLLCIIYSLCQCLCREVFGFPHS, translated from the exons ATGCTGGCAGCCCCTGCGCCTGGGCTGCCTCCGCAGCGTGGCGGGCAGCGCGCCCCACGCCTCTCCATGGGGCTCACACCGCCGCCGGCATCCTGCCTGCTTCTGCGGACAGGGCCGCAGCTCGGCCCACCGGGGCCGCAGGGCCGGGGACCGACCCAGAGCTGCGTCCCATCCAGGAGCCCCGGCGCAGACC cccgGACAGCCCCTGGCCAGCCCTCCAGCAGCATGGCCCACCAGGACGGCGAGCGGGGGCTGCAGCCGCCGGCACTCACAGGCCCCGAGCTGGAGTGCAAGATATGCTACAGCCGCTATGACACCCGTGCCCGCAGACCCAAGCTGCTCCGCTGCGGCCACCGCCTCTGCGCCAAGTGCCTGCGCAAGATGGTGGTGCTGGGGAACGTGTCACCCCACCAGCTCCGCTGCCCCTTCTGCCGCCAGCACAGCCCAGTGCCCGGTGGAGACGTGCAGCAGCTACAGGATGACAGCgaggtgctggtgctgctgatGGGCCATGAACGGGCCAAGAAGCAGGGTCTCCCCCGTTCCCCTGAGgtcctcctctgccccagcgtGCTAGAGCCTGCACCCAACCCTGACTGCCTGGTCGTCACCATCCTGGAGGTGCCGGAGGATGTGGCCCCACCGGAGGGCCTGGGCAGTCTGGACGTGGTGCGACTGTACCGCCCTGCCAGCCTGGGTGCGCTGCCCTGCCACAGCCCCGGGCAGAAGTGGCGCTCCTGGGGGTGGCGAGCTGTCCCCCGCTTCATCCTGGGCGTCCTCTGCCTCCTCTACTTCAGCTCCCTGCCCTTCGGCATCTACCTCCTGCTCATCGAGCACCACAGCCTGGGCATCGTCCTCGTCAGCCTTGTGCCCTgcaccctcctcctctgcatCATCTACAGCCTCTGCCAGTGTCTATGCCGGGAGGTCTTCGGGTTCCCCCACTCCTGA